The Colias croceus chromosome W, ilColCroc2.1 genome contains the following window.
TGCATAGACTTGGATATCAACTGGATATCCTCGTTCTGTCAGAGTGCTGGTTAAGTAAAGCTCCATTTATTCCACATCTTCCAGGTTACGATTTCCATCAATCCAACTTTACTAACCAAAACGAGGGTGTAGTCACTTATGTTCGAGTTGGACTAAAATGCAAAGTAACATTACCTACGCTCAATGATGCAAACTGTGTTATTCTTGAATTTCCTGATTCTCTGGCTGTTGTCGCGTTATATCGATCGCCATCTTTCAAGAACCTTGAACCGTTCCTTTCTAGCTTAGAAAGCGTACTTCTTTCTATTAAGTTAAACAAGAGTGTTGTGGTTATAGGAGATCTCAATATCAATATAATCTCAAACAACACAAATTCTTCAACCGATGACTATCTTAATCTGTTAGCATCACATGCATTGCTACCTGCTCATCTTTTTCCAACACGTGAAGGCAATTGTCTTGATCATGTGATGCTTCGCACACTTTTCAAAGCCACTACGTTGGTACTCGATACGATGTTTACTGACCATAACCCCGTCCTATGTTTTATTCATACTAAAATTGCACAACCGAATGATAATGCTATTATAAATTCTCGTATTGACATTCCCTCAGTTGTTAATGCCCTTGAAAATACCGATTTTTCCTCTGTTCTAGTTTCCTCAGATCCAGAAGAGTCTGCATCCCAGTTAGTAAACATTCTATCCTCCACAATAAGCTCTCATAGACGTACTGTGCATGTCCCGTCTAGAAAACGTATTATAAAGCCTTGGATTACACCTGGTCTTCTGAAATGTATTCGCCATAGAGATAAACTGTACCGTAAACATAAGAAAAACCCAGAAGATAATCAGGACAAATTAATCTTCCAACGCTACAGAACCTTCTGTAATAAGCTCTTAAAGAGAACTAAACGGGAATACgaacataccaaatttcagaAGATCAGGAATAATCCAAGGGCCGCGTGGAATGTTATCAAGGAGCTGTCAGGAATTAAAACAGGGGAGTCTTATGCAAGTAATTTACTGAATCGGTTCACCTGTAAAAAGTCATCTGTCAATGccgtcaataattattttgctaaTGTGGGTAAAGATATggcttataaaattattcacagTACTCGGAGTGCTTCctcaaattattgtaatacccCTGAGGCTTTTCCACAAAACTCTTCTCAATCTTCTATAAATTCGATGGTACTACTGAGTATCGACAATGATGAAatccataaaattatttgcaatCTTAAAGACAAATGTGCTGTTGGCTGGGATGGGATACCCACGTCTGTCCTTAAATCGGCGCGGCATATACTCGTTCCTATTCTCTGTTACGTTTTTAACCTTTCCATCTCAAAAGGCATTTTTCCTACTGTATTTAAGAGAGCTGTTGTCCACCCGATCTTCAAGAGTGGAGATAGAGATGGTGTCTCTAATTACCGCCCAATATCTGTGCTTTCAGCTATTTCTAAAATCTTCgaaaaagtgttaaataataggCTCCTTACTTTTCTTAACACCAATAATTTACTATCAAAAAATCAATTCGGTTTTAGACGTGGCCTATCCACGGAAGATGCTCTGTTGTCTTTGACCAAtagcataataaataattttgaagaaCAAACGAAATCTGTTACTCTTTTTTTAGACCTCTCTAAAGCATTCGACACTGTCTCTATCTCTATTCTTATATCTAAATTGGAACGCTGTGGTATTCGTGGCTCTGTTCTGGATATTTTTGGTAGTTATCTTTCTGAACGTACGCAGTGTGTAGTTATTGATGATATTGTTAGTGAGCTTGAACCAGTTACTTTTGGCGTACCTCAGGGCAGCGTCTTAGGACCTACCCTGTttctaatttacataaatgatCTGTGTAATTTGTCTCTTAAcaactgtaaaataatttcttatgCCGATGATACTGCTTTGATTGTCCATGCCCGAACTTGGGAGGAGGTTCGTAATGTTGCTGAAAATGCTCTAAAGATTGTTCAAGACTGGCTTCGACAAAACCTTCTCACgcttaatattgttaaaagtaaatacataaCTTTTGCCCCCAAACTTTCTTCCTTGCCTCCCTCAAGTTTCAACATATCCGCACATGACTGTCTCAAGAGCGTCCCTAGTGATCAATGCAATTGTATAAGTCTTGAAAGAGCCACTAGCTTGAGATATCTGGGCGTCACAATTGATCAAATGTTCTCGTGGAAGCAGCAGATCGATACTGTATGCTCTAAAATCAGAAAATTAACATTTGTGTTTAAACGCCTCAGAGGAGTCCTTGATATCTGTTACCTAAAAACTGTTTACTATGCATTGATTCAGTCTGTTACCTCTTACTGTATAACATCCTGGGGAGGCTGTGTCAAATCTTTGATGATAAGACTGGAACGAGCCCAACGGGCTGTCCTCAAAGCTCTCGTTAACAAACCTCTCCGCTATCCGACCAGCGAATTATATGCTCTCTGCCAAGTTCCCACCGTAAGACAATTGTTTATTCTCAAAGTTGTTCTGAGGAAGCACTCAGACACTGTGTATGACTTGGACTTTATAAATACTAGGCGCAGAAACGACAGAGTATGCGTTATTAAATATCGCAGAACAGCAATAGCTAGTCGCCACTATCTTTTCATAAGTTCGTTAatctacaataaaattaatcaagtCCTCAATATTTACCCACTCTGTCATTATAAGCTAAAAACCATACTCCTAAATTGGCTTCTATCCCTCTCGTATGATGAAACTgaactaattattaaaaccaccATCTAAACTTCTACATTTCTCACTCAACCTCACAAACTCACATAATCTCACTCTCGCATACTCACACACATAACATTCACACACTCTCTCACAAACACATACCTGCacatttttgtctttttaattttgtataagtaaaTCGTCTTACTTACTTTTATCATTACTTTGTGTTTCTGTTTTGGATAtatgaatgttaaaatttgattagTGGAACTACTAATGTTTGGAGGCGGGCGTTGGCACCTGTGCCGCAGCttatttaagcttttatgGGTGCCATCGTGcataaagtttttgtaatgtgttgttgtgttccaaataaacaattttgatttgattttgatttgattgaatCGTATCACAACCCGTCTACCACAATCCAAGTAAATGCTCACGTTTTAAGTTCGTTGACTACTCATATTCCATCTCATAGATTGCATACGCCCAGTTGGCCAGATGTACATAATCTTACATTGGCTGACCCAAGTTATAATATTCCAGGTAAAATAGACGTTCTTTTAGGAGCGGATATTTACAGTGAAATCTTGCTTAATGGTGTGCTTAAAAATTCACAGGGTCTAGTAGCGCAAGAAACTACGTTAGGATGGATTTTATCAGGTAAGCTTCCACAAAGTTCAGAAAGATTAACAAATAGAAGTATCACTATGCATATTCAAGAAAGAAGCGACGAGCTTTTAAAGAAGTTTTTTGAAATGGAAGCAGAACCAGACAGTATAGAAAGAAAATTATCGCCAAGTGAAATCAAGTGTGAAGAGTTATATGACGCAACAACTACGAGAAATTCAGACGGAAGATTTGTAGTTAAGCTACCATTCACTAGTGACGATCCTCAATgcatgtatggaaattcaaaAGAAATAGCAGTAAGAAAATTGAAAGCGTTAGAAAGAAgacttaaacaaaatttagaaTTATACGAAGATTACCGAAAagttttatgtgaatatttgGAACTAAATCATATGATAGAAATTGAAGAGACAGATATCGATAACCCAAAGGCAGTTTATTTACCTCATCACGCTGTAGTAAGGAAGGAAAAGGACACTACTAAGGTGAGAGTCGTATTTAATGCATCATCGAAAGGTGTCAATGATGTATCTTTAAACGACGATCTGCACATAGGTCCTAAACTACAGCAAGATTTGAGACATCTGCTTATGAGGTGGAGAACTCATCGTGTATGTATCATAGGTGATTTGGTTAAGATGTATCGACAGATATTGGTTAAAGACGAAGATACCAACTTTCAAAGGATCGTGTGGAGAAATGACTCGAATCAACCAATtaagcattataaattattgaccTTAACTTTTGGGACTGCTTGTGCTCCTTATTTAGCAGTTAAGACATTACAGACATTAGCAAAACAAGAGCAGCTCAGGTTCCCTACTGCATCGGAAATTACTCAGCGTGATTTTTATATCGACGACTTAATGACCGGGTGCGAAAATTTAGATGAAGCTTTACACATATACGACGAAATGAATAGTCTCATGAAGTCTGGTGGTTTTCAAATGCAAAAGTGGAGTAGTAATAACACCAACTTACTAAGTAAAATTGGTAAAGATAAAATGAGTGATGATTCCGTACGCATCAAATCAGATAATCAATTTAAAGTTCTCGGATTGTCTTGGAACAGAGAGACTGATAATTTCGagtatacaattaatttacCAGATAGTCAACATTCTGTAACGAAGCGCCAAATATTATCTGATATAGCTCGATTATATGATCCGATAGGTTGGATAGCACCGGTAGTAGTTAAAGCAAAGATATTTATACAGAAGGTATGGAAAGCAGGATTAGATTGGGATGCAAATTTAACAGAAGACCTATTGATAGAATGGAATAATTTCAGGAAAGAGTTGAATGATCTGAAGAATATCGTCATTCCGCGCTGGCTTCATACAAGCAAAGATTGCGATATGGAACTACACGCATTTTCGGATGCTTCTAAAGCTTCATACGCAGCAGCAATTTATCTACGAGTTGTTAATAAACTTGACAAATCTGTGCATGTTACCTTAATCACAGCGAAGACTAAAGTTGCACCCATCGACAAAGAAATATCGATTCCACGATTAGAGCTCTGCGGTGCGACACTTGCAGCTAAACTCGTGTCTGAGGTCGCTCAAGTCATGGGTATAGTTAAAGAAAATACTTACGCTTGGACGGATTCAACTGTAGTCCTTGCATGGTTGAAAGGTCCTTCATCTCGTTGGGCTACATTTGTGAGCAATAGAGTATCAACAATACTTACCATTTTGGAATATAATCAGTGGGGACATGTACCTTCGGAATCGAATCCAGCGGACTGCGCCTCTCGTGGTCTTAAATCTACAGAATTAAAGAATTACTCACTTTGGTGGAAGGGTCCTGACTGGTTGTGTAATTCTACAATTGATATCGATCAACCGATTATACCAGATACAGAAGAAGAAAGAAATACTAAATCATTTTGTGTTCAACATCAGAAGGAAGAAGATTTTGAGTGGATTAGATTTTCGTCGTTGTTTAAAATGTTGAGAGTCATGGCATGGTGTCGTAGAATTTTTAATAGAGAAAAATCTAAATTACCGAAGTATTTAACATCTAATGAATTGAACGAGgctttatttatgtgtatcaAACAAGTTCAACATCATGAATTTGCTGAAGATATAAAACATCTATCATCCAAAGGCTACGTTGTAAAGAAAAGCGTTCTTCACAAACTCACACCTTTTTTGGACGAAAAAGGCATTGTGCGAGTTGGTGGAAGAATCAAACAACATCCTATTATTATTCCCGGAAAAAGTCATTTGGCTACACTAATAATTTCGGATACTCATAGTCGTACTCTCCACGGAGGCCCTCAACTCatgctaaatattataagagcAAAATATTGGATTCTACGAGCACGAGATCGTGTCAAAAAATTCTATAGAAGCTGTATCACATGTTTACGTCATTCTAAAGCTCAGAAAACGCAAATAATGGGTGAACTCCCAGATGTTCGATTAAACCCGAGCAAACCGTTTAGATCTACCGGAGTGGATTACGCTGGCCCTATATTAATGCGTTTCTCTCCAGGTCGTGGTTCCAAAGCCTACAAAGGGtacatttgtatttttgtgtgcATGGTGACCCGAGCTATTCATTTGGAAGCAGTTTCTGATTTGAGTGCAAAAGGATTTATAGCTGCATTCCGAAGATTTACATCAAGGCGAGGTCACTGCCAGGATTTATATAGCGACAATGCTACCAATTTTGTAGGAGCGGACAAACTCTTGCAAAGCATGTTACGGGAGGCACGTAAAGAAAATCCCAATGAATTAGTGGATTTGTTGTCTTACGAATCTACGACGTGGCATTACATACCTCCATACTCGCCAAATTTTGGTGGATTGTGGGAGGCAGGGGTGCGATGCGTTAAAACACATTTACGTAAGGTGATAGGTGATAGTACGTTAACCTACGAAGAACTTACTACTGTACTTCACCAAATCGAAGCTTGCTTAAACTCACGTCCTATTactttacttaataataatccGGACGATCCCCTACCCCTGACACCAGGTCATTTTCTAGTCGGAGAACCGCTCATTAATATTCCCGATGAAATTCATCTTGTCCAAAACATATCTCATCTAGAAAGGTGGAAAACAGTACAGAAAATGGTTAATGAATTTTGGACAAGATGGTCCAAAGAATATTTAGTAACAATGGCCCATCGTCAAAAATGGACCACTAAAACTCCTGAACCAAACATAGGCGATATTGTTGTTTTAAGAGATGAACAGCTGCCGCCTTGTAAATGGGCATTAGGTAAAATTGTCGACAAACACCCGGGCCCAGATAAAATCACTCGTGTAGTAACTGTGAAATGTAAGAACGGTCTTTTTAAACGCGCTTTAAGTAAAGTTTGTGTATTGcctaaatgattatttttttttgtatccaAGTCATTTCACGGTGGGCGGCAGATCTGTGCAGGtctaataagttttttttgttattcattATGTAATGTTGAgaagtttttattttcgtttttattattttttactttggtATTGTATAGAGTAatagatatatatagatatacttagATATACTTGTTAACAGAGTTacgaatttataaatgtaaattttttttgccTGTAGcagcaatacaaaaatattttcattgcttattttgttttgagtaTGTAGTTAGCTTGCTATGTAGTAGTGTTAAAGGTCGTAACTTCTTTTTTTGTATACTTTGTTCACTTATaagtattattgtatttatgttgATTAAGAGGACAAGTCCTCGGTGGGCGGAATGTTTACTTAATCATAGGTTAAAGTTACAATGTTCGACCAACAGATGACGCTAGGTGTATTCACTCGCGTATTAACTCTCGCtatagaaatgtttttaatttttgataagtatttttactGGTGTATGAAATATAGTTTGGTTTTTTACAAGTTTTGTGAGTGTTTAATTCAGTGATCCCCTAGTGATTCAACACCGACCACATTCGTATTGAATCCAAATCTAAATTCAGCTTTTCTTCTGCAACTTGCGTCTCATGTGGGCGGAATGAAATATATAACTGTACGTCATCTGCATAAATGTGGTACCGACACGATTTTATTCGCGTCACTATGTCTGCACTGTACAGTATATATAAGAGGGGCCCCAAAATAGATCCTTGAGGCACTCCTCGTGTTACCGCTTTACATTCAGAGAGCATAGTTCTTCCATCCTCCTCTGCGACGGAAACAGTCTGAGTACGTGACGATAGGTAGCTATTAAACCACTTTACGGTCAATGAGCTTAAACCGTAATAAGTGAGTTTAGATAGCAGCAAAGGCACGTTAATGGTTTCAAATGCTCGCGTGTAGTCCAGTAATACCAGGAATGTACCTTTGCCCTCATCTTGAGCCGATAATATATCGTCTACAACGTCCGTTATGGCTGTTGCAGtacttttgttttttctaAAACCAGACTGACGATCTGGGAGGATATTATTGGTCTCTAAGAACTTCATTAACTGCTTATAcactattttttcaataacctTGGAAAGGCAAGGCAGTATACTTATTGGCCGAAGGTCCTTCAGGACTTGTGGATTATTGATTTTCGGTACAGGACGAACGAGAGCACTTTTCCACAAACCAGGGAAGATGCCAGTGTTTAGagattcattaataatatgcGTTAGTATCGGTAAGGTAGAAGGTAAAGTGGATTTAAACATGTCTAAAGATATGTCATCAATTCCAATAGCTTGTGACTTTAGTTCCTTTAAAGTGCTAAACACCAATGACTCATTTACGTtcgtaaaattgaaaatagcATCACTGTGTCgattaaattcataatatgttaatatgGAAAGATGTAATTGGGCTTTACCAGGGACATTTAGAAAGTGGCTATTTAATATATTGGGATTATTGAGATGAGAAGGTAACAATGAATCCTTTTTAGAATTGATGGTAACATTGTCTTTTATGTGTTTCCACATGATCTTAGGTTTGTTTGAATTAGAATTAATGTATGAATTAAAGTAAACCTGTTTTTCACGATTTAAAGCTAAGCTggtgaaattttttaaatccttGTAATAATGTTTGTGTGCATCCTCCTTAGTGAGACGCGCTCTAATTCTAGCCTCATCGCGTAATtggaacatttttttaatgttctgTGTAATCCAGGGCGGCCGTTTCGTCTTGACGAAAATCCTTTTCTTAGGTGCA
Protein-coding sequences here:
- the LOC123704880 gene encoding uncharacterized protein LOC123704880 — protein: MHIQERSDELLKKFFEMEAEPDSIERKLSPSEIKCEELYDATTTRNSDGRFVVKLPFTSDDPQCMYGNSKEIAVRKLKALERRLKQNLELYEDYRKVLCEYLELNHMIEIEETDIDNPKAVYLPHHAVVRKEKDTTKVRVVFNASSKGVNDVSLNDDLHIGPKLQQDLRHLLMRWRTHRVCIIGDLVKMYRQILVKDEDTNFQRIVWRNDSNQPIKHYKLLTLTFGTACAPYLAVKTLQTLAKQEQLRFPTASEITQRDFYIDDLMTGCENLDEALHIYDEMNSLMKSGGFQMQKWSSNNTNLLSKIGKDKMSDDSVRIKSDNQFKVLGLSWNRETDNFEYTINLPDSQHSVTKRQILSDIARLYDPIGWIAPVVVKAKIFIQKVWKAGLDWDANLTEDLLIEWNNFRKELNDLKNIVIPRWLHTSKDCDMELHAFSDASKASYAAAIYLRVVNKLDKSVHVTLITAKTKVAPIDKEISIPRLELCGATLAAKLVSEVAQVMGIVKENTYAWTDSTVVLAWLKGPSSRWATFVSNRVSTILTILEYNQWGHVPSESNPADCASRGLKSTELKNYSLWWKGPDWLCNSTIDIDQPIIPDTEEERNTKSFCVQHQKEEDFEWIRFSSLFKMLRVMAWCRRIFNREKSKLPKYLTSNELNEALFMCIKQVQHHEFAEDIKHLSSKGYVVKKSVLHKLTPFLDEKGIVRVGGRIKQHPIIIPGKSHLATLIISDTHSRTLHGGPQLMLNIIRAKYWILRARDRVKKFYRSCITCLRHSKAQKTQIMGELPDVRLNPSKPFRSTGVDYAGPILMRFSPGRGSKAYKGYICIFVCMVTRAIHLEAVSDLSAKGFIAAFRRFTSRRGHCQDLYSDNATNFVGADKLLQSMLREARKENPNELVDLLSYESTTWHYIPPYSPNFGGLWEAGVRCVKTHLRKVIGDSTLTYEELTTVLHQIEACLNSRPITLLNNNPDDPLPLTPGHFLVGEPLINIPDEIHLVQNISHLERWKTVQKMVNEFWTRWSKEYLVTMAHRQKWTTKTPEPNIGDIVVLRDEQLPPCKWALGKIVDKHPGPDKITRVVTVKCKNGLFKRALSKVCVLPK